A genome region from Chryseobacterium sp. G0186 includes the following:
- a CDS encoding GMC family oxidoreductase N-terminal domain-containing protein, producing the protein MNRKDFIKTSALAISGFYFLQSDLFQAAGRRINGIKETVEAPIIIIGSGYGGAVSALRLCEAGKKVVLLEMGLNWEKAGIPFSNLLKPGKSSAWLKKKTIAPFMNIFSLTPFTGTLDRLDFDNIKIWVGRGVGGGSLVNGGMAVTPKEDYFKEVFPDLDAERFYNYYFPLVRKELKVNVIDEQFLKDCPYYKFTRVGEEEAHKAGFKTIRVPNVYDFKYMEREFLNEVPRSALNTEVIYGNNYGKNSLDKTYLKKAMETGNLEILDLHKVSHIKLNNDKSYTLNALQIDTSGNTVAEKTFHCKKLILSAGTMGTLQLLLQSNAVNDLPIHEKIGKNWGNNGNFMTGRNWVKPLSGGTGSKQSTIPVGGIDNWDDKEHPFFTEIAPLPMGMDVATALYLLINRVDKKGEVAYDKANQMLKLNWGENNTTKMRENAKYFVRKMNKANGGTRSHFLFNNGFGADICYHPLGGCVLGEATNEFGKLKDHDNLYVLDGSLIPGTIGVNPFVTITAIAEYCIENLIKQNEFA; encoded by the coding sequence ATTTTCTTCAGTCGGATCTTTTTCAGGCTGCAGGACGAAGAATCAATGGTATAAAAGAAACGGTAGAAGCTCCCATCATTATTATTGGCAGCGGTTATGGAGGAGCTGTTTCTGCACTGCGTTTGTGTGAAGCAGGAAAAAAGGTGGTCTTATTAGAAATGGGTCTTAACTGGGAAAAGGCCGGGATTCCGTTTTCTAATCTTTTAAAACCGGGGAAAAGCTCAGCATGGCTTAAAAAGAAAACGATTGCCCCTTTCATGAATATCTTTTCTTTAACTCCTTTTACAGGTACTCTTGACCGGTTGGATTTTGACAATATTAAAATCTGGGTTGGAAGAGGGGTTGGTGGTGGTTCACTGGTAAATGGAGGAATGGCTGTTACTCCCAAGGAAGATTACTTTAAGGAAGTCTTTCCTGACCTTGATGCTGAAAGGTTTTACAATTATTATTTTCCCTTGGTGCGGAAAGAACTCAAAGTGAATGTCATCGATGAACAATTCTTAAAGGATTGTCCTTATTACAAATTTACAAGAGTAGGTGAAGAAGAGGCCCACAAAGCAGGATTTAAAACCATAAGGGTTCCCAATGTCTATGATTTTAAATACATGGAAAGGGAATTTCTGAATGAGGTTCCCCGCTCTGCTCTCAATACGGAAGTAATCTATGGAAATAATTACGGCAAAAACAGTTTGGATAAAACCTATCTTAAAAAGGCTATGGAAACCGGAAATCTTGAGATTCTCGATCTTCACAAAGTAAGCCATATTAAGCTAAATAATGATAAAAGCTATACATTAAATGCTTTGCAAATTGATACATCAGGAAATACAGTCGCCGAAAAGACCTTTCATTGTAAAAAACTGATTCTTTCAGCAGGAACCATGGGAACATTACAGCTTTTACTGCAATCCAATGCTGTAAATGATCTTCCTATTCATGAGAAAATAGGAAAAAACTGGGGTAACAACGGTAATTTTATGACCGGAAGAAACTGGGTAAAACCATTATCGGGAGGAACCGGTTCAAAACAATCTACAATTCCTGTGGGGGGAATTGATAACTGGGATGATAAAGAGCATCCCTTTTTCACGGAGATTGCCCCTTTACCGATGGGAATGGATGTTGCCACGGCCTTATATTTATTAATTAACAGAGTAGATAAGAAAGGAGAAGTAGCCTATGATAAAGCCAATCAGATGTTGAAATTAAATTGGGGTGAAAATAATACCACGAAAATGAGGGAAAATGCCAAGTACTTTGTCCGAAAAATGAATAAGGCCAACGGAGGTACCAGAAGCCATTTTCTGTTTAATAATGGTTTTGGGGCAGATATTTGCTATCATCCACTCGGCGGATGTGTATTGGGTGAAGCTACCAATGAATTTGGTAAGCTGAAAGATCATGATAACCTTTATGTTTTGGACGGATCACTCATTCCCGGAACTATTGGAGTAAATCCTTTTGTTACCATCACTGCAATTGCAGAATATTGCATTGAAAATTTGATCAAGCAGAATGAATTTGCCTAG
- a CDS encoding AadS family aminoglycoside 6-adenylyltransferase, whose translation MKTREEKLKQIIQWAEENSDIRAVLLTSSLVNPYAPIDDFSDLDVELVFENRKEYEAHNEWVRLFGDPISMIEEDDTVFDGKHAMKMVLYKDHVKVDFKLYQVSEFRKEVQEEKLPEDWDVGYKVLIDKDELTRDLKSPTYQSVMIHQPTEQKFQQLLNDFWWDTTYVAKCLKRGDIFYSKFMSENILRTDYLVPLIEWHIAGLHDWKNVTTNKHGRLFKKYLSTDLWNRVEATFSGSDMEENWNALFVCADLVHDLGTGLAEKLHFTYPVQLEKDIRNYLAEVKALH comes from the coding sequence ATGAAGACAAGGGAAGAAAAGCTAAAGCAGATTATCCAGTGGGCAGAAGAAAATTCAGATATCCGTGCTGTTCTTTTGACAAGTTCACTGGTAAATCCGTATGCTCCTATAGATGATTTTAGTGACCTTGATGTAGAGCTGGTTTTTGAAAACAGAAAAGAGTATGAAGCCCATAATGAATGGGTTAGGCTTTTTGGAGATCCTATTTCCATGATAGAGGAAGATGATACAGTCTTTGATGGAAAGCATGCCATGAAAATGGTTTTGTACAAAGATCATGTGAAAGTTGATTTTAAGCTTTATCAAGTCTCAGAATTTCGTAAAGAAGTTCAGGAGGAGAAACTTCCGGAGGATTGGGATGTTGGGTATAAAGTCTTGATAGATAAAGATGAACTGACAAGGGATTTAAAATCTCCAACCTATCAATCTGTCATGATTCATCAACCTACAGAACAGAAATTTCAGCAGTTATTGAATGATTTCTGGTGGGATACAACTTATGTGGCAAAATGCCTTAAACGTGGTGATATTTTTTATTCTAAATTCATGTCTGAAAATATCCTGCGGACAGATTACCTTGTTCCTTTAATAGAATGGCATATTGCAGGCTTGCATGACTGGAAGAATGTTACAACCAATAAACACGGAAGATTGTTCAAAAAATATCTTTCTACGGATCTTTGGAATAGAGTAGAAGCTACTTTTTCCGGAAGTGATATGGAGGAAAACTGGAATGCCTTGTTTGTGTGTGCAGACCTTGTACATGACCTTGGAACCGGTTTAGCAGAAAAGCTACATTTTACATACCCTGTTCAGCTTGAAAAAGATATTCGCAACTATCTTGCTGAAGTAAAAGCATTGCACTAA